Genomic window (Desulfuromonadales bacterium):
GCTTCCAGGTCGACATGAGGGTGAAGATCACCGTCGCCACCAGGACCGGGAACCAGCCGCCGTGGGCGATCTTGGCGACGTTGGCGCCGAAGAAGGCCAGGTCGAAAAGCAGGAAGCCGCTGCAGAGCAGCATCGCCAGCGGCAGGCTCCAGCGCCAGCGGTCACGGGTGACGAAGAAGAAGAGGCAGGTGGTCACCACCATGGTCGTGGTCACCGCGATGCCGTAGGCTGCTGCCAGATTGCTGGAGGAGCGGAAGCCGACCACCAGGCCGATGCAGCAGACCATCAGCAGCCAGTTGATCGCCGGCAGGTAGATCTGCCCTCGCTCCCGGGCCGAGGTGTGCTCGATGTCGAGCCGCGGGCTGAAGCCGAGCTGAATCGCCTGCATGGAGAGGGAGAAGGCGCCGGAAATGAGTGCCTGCGAGGCGATGACCGTGGCGGCGGTAGCCAGAACCACCAGCGGGATGAGCGCCCAGGATGGAGCCATCATATAGAAGGGGTTCTGCGCCGCCTCCGGGCGGGCGAGGAGCAGCGCCCCCTGGCCGAAATAGTTGAGCAGCAGCGCCGGCAGCACCAGCGCGAACCAGGCGAGGCGGATCGGCCGGGTCCCGAAGTGCCCCATGTCGGCGTAGAGGGCCTCCCCACCCGTCACCACCAGGAAAACCGACCCCAGCACTAGAAAGCCGGCCCAGCCGTTGTCGAGAAAGAACGCAAGGGCGTGGTGGGGGCTCACCGCTGTCAAGACGATCGGGTGATGCACGATCTGGGTGACGCCGAGCAGAGCCAGCACCGCGAACCAGACCAGGGTGACCGGCCCGAAGACCGCCCCGACCCCTCCCGTCCCCCGGTGCTGGCAGAGGAAGAGGGCGATCAGGATGACGACGGTGAGAGGGATGACGTAGGGGGCAAACACCGGGGTGACGATTTCCAGCCCCTCGACGGCGGAGAGCACCGAGATCGCCGGCGTGATCATGCCGTCGCCGTAGAGGAGCGCCGCCCCGAAAAGCCCCATGAGGATCAGCATCAGCCGTCCGCCCCGGGCTTCGGCCCGCGCCGGCGAGACCAGGGCGGTCAGGGCCAGAATCCCCCCCTCTCCCTGGTTGTCGGCCAGCAGGATGAAGACCAGGTATTTTATCGAGATCACCAGGATGAGGGACCAGAAGATCAGCGAGAGGACGCCGAGAATGTTCCCGGGAGTGGGGGGAAGGGCGTGCGGGCCGTGGAAGCACTCCCGGATGGCGTAGAGGGGGCTGGTGCCGATGTCGCCATAGACCACACCCAGAGCCGTCAGGGAGAGGACGAGCAGGTAGCGGCCCTGCGGTTTCGGTTTATTCGTATCGTTCATTGGTTCA
Coding sequences:
- a CDS encoding potassium transporter Kup, translating into MNDTNKPKPQGRYLLVLSLTALGVVYGDIGTSPLYAIRECFHGPHALPPTPGNILGVLSLIFWSLILVISIKYLVFILLADNQGEGGILALTALVSPARAEARGGRLMLILMGLFGAALLYGDGMITPAISVLSAVEGLEIVTPVFAPYVIPLTVVILIALFLCQHRGTGGVGAVFGPVTLVWFAVLALLGVTQIVHHPIVLTAVSPHHALAFFLDNGWAGFLVLGSVFLVVTGGEALYADMGHFGTRPIRLAWFALVLPALLLNYFGQGALLLARPEAAQNPFYMMAPSWALIPLVVLATAATVIASQALISGAFSLSMQAIQLGFSPRLDIEHTSARERGQIYLPAINWLLMVCCIGLVVGFRSSSNLAAAYGIAVTTTMVVTTCLFFFVTRDRWRWSLPLAMLLCSGFLLFDLAFFGANVAKIAHGGWFPVLVATVIFTLMSTWKRGRRILYTQLQAGAFPLDDFRASIQLSPPHRVPGTAVFMSGNLRVIPSALLHNLKHNKVLHQRVVILSVLTEEIPHVPAARRFTLEPVGEGLYQMVIRYGFMEEPNVPEVLAGVELDGWKFNMMETTFFLGRETLIPSEKPGMALWREKLFMVMSRNARSATDFFGLPPNRVIELGVQIQI